One genomic region from Paracoccus pantotrophus encodes:
- a CDS encoding crossover junction endodeoxyribonuclease RuvC — translation MKEEIYPHSANGLRPHFLQADGVKPLKEAPGVPGIDNVTLTRPRDPGPGARAAARPVQPCRPGLSIEEEVVMDRSPHIAPAPLTAAGTLDRCILALDLGTSTGWALRAPDGLITSGTASFRPGRYDGGGMRYLRFTNWLTEIDRLSGPIAAIWFEEVRRHAGTDAAHVYGGLMATLTAWAELRGVPYAGVPVGTIKRHATGKGNALKDATIAAARNCGFTPADDNEADAIALLLWAIETDGGLA, via the coding sequence TTGAAAGAAGAGATTTATCCTCATTCTGCCAATGGCTTGCGTCCCCACTTCCTTCAAGCGGACGGGGTGAAGCCATTGAAGGAAGCGCCGGGCGTGCCCGGCATCGACAACGTGACCCTGACCAGACCTCGCGATCCCGGCCCGGGCGCGCGTGCTGCCGCTCGACCCGTGCAGCCGTGCCGCCCCGGCCTCTCAATCGAAGAGGAGGTCGTCATGGACCGCTCCCCACACATCGCCCCGGCGCCTCTCACGGCTGCCGGCACTCTCGACCGCTGCATTCTCGCGCTCGATCTCGGCACCAGCACCGGCTGGGCGTTGCGCGCTCCGGACGGGCTGATCACCAGCGGGACCGCGAGCTTCAGGCCCGGCCGCTATGACGGTGGCGGCATGCGCTACCTGCGCTTCACGAACTGGCTCACCGAGATCGACCGCCTGTCGGGGCCGATCGCCGCGATCTGGTTCGAGGAGGTGCGCCGCCACGCCGGAACCGATGCGGCCCATGTCTATGGCGGGCTCATGGCCACGCTGACCGCTTGGGCTGAACTGCGCGGCGTGCCCTATGCCGGCGTCCCCGTCGGCACGATCAAGCGCCACGCCACCGGCAAGGGCAACGCGCTGAAGGACGCGACGATCGCTGCGGCCCGGAACTGCGGGTTCACCCCGGCCGACGACAACGAGGCCGACGCCATCGCGCTGCTGCTCTGGGCGATCGAGACGGACGGAGGTCTGGCATGA
- a CDS encoding head maturation protease, ClpP-related has translation MTLRSAPPIDLSRPPKVQAWDPDPALLEKWTPGLRAGPGRESVTGSRTISILDVIGADGPTGEGVTARRVAAALRAITADNITVDINSPGGDFFEGVAIYNLLRADPRRVTVRILGLAASAASVIAMAGDEVRIARSGFLMVHNAWAVSVGNRHDLAEAARLMAPFDTAMAEVYAAKADVDPEIAAEWMDSERWFTGAEAVEAGLADGFLAADVTRDGGMQPEAPSALRRIDTLLARQNIPRSERRALLAELRGTPGAAAHVMPRADDDWAALARSLIQTLT, from the coding sequence ATGACGCTGCGCAGCGCACCCCCGATCGACCTGTCGCGTCCGCCAAAGGTGCAGGCCTGGGACCCCGATCCGGCGCTGCTGGAGAAGTGGACCCCCGGACTTCGCGCCGGTCCCGGCCGGGAGTCGGTGACCGGCAGCCGCACGATCAGCATCCTCGACGTCATCGGCGCCGATGGCCCGACCGGCGAGGGCGTCACCGCCCGGCGCGTCGCTGCAGCGCTGCGCGCGATCACCGCCGACAATATCACCGTCGACATCAACAGTCCCGGCGGCGACTTCTTCGAGGGCGTGGCAATCTACAACCTGCTGCGCGCCGATCCGCGCCGGGTCACCGTCCGCATCCTCGGGCTTGCCGCCTCGGCGGCCTCGGTGATCGCCATGGCCGGCGACGAGGTTCGGATCGCGCGCTCGGGCTTCCTGATGGTCCACAATGCCTGGGCGGTGTCGGTCGGCAACCGCCACGATCTCGCCGAGGCGGCGCGGCTCATGGCGCCGTTCGATACAGCCATGGCGGAGGTCTACGCCGCCAAGGCGGACGTCGATCCCGAGATCGCAGCAGAGTGGATGGACAGCGAACGCTGGTTCACGGGCGCGGAAGCCGTCGAGGCCGGGCTCGCTGACGGGTTCCTGGCCGCCGATGTGACCCGTGATGGGGGCATGCAGCCCGAAGCCCCGAGCGCCCTGCGCCGGATCGACACGCTGCTCGCCCGCCAGAACATTCCCCGGTCGGAACGCCGCGCGCTCCTGGCCGAACTCCGCGGCACGCCGGGCGCTGCCGCACACGTCATGCCGCGCGCTGACGACGACTGGGCCGCCCTCGCGCGGTCCCTCATCCAGACGCTCACCTGA
- a CDS encoding phage portal protein translates to MSLWSRLFGARDSAAPAGAVHLPQPDLHPQASLGSMGGTVVHTSAELEQVLRGGSATAAGVSVSPETALTVAAVHACVRIIAGAVATLPLQLRRRIDDRTREDASNDPLWHLLRRRPNRWQTPSQFRRMMQTHLLLRGNAYAMIVRSRGQVRELIPLQPDRVACRQRDDLALEYIYTRRDGLRVELGQAEMFHLVGMSLDGVTGVSVITHARETIGLSLAMEEHGASTFRNGARVSGVLRHPGRLGPEAVANLKAGLDEFRSGGEQEGRHLILEEGMDYARMAMTAEDAQWIESRRFTRADIAMFFGVPPHMIGDTEKSTSWGTGIEQQSIGFVAYTLEDHLTTWEETIARDLIDPTRTDLYARFNRAALVKGDIKARWEAYVKGLQWGVWSPNEIRTLEDENPRAGGDVYYPPPNMTAPPETDQEGDGPPPETEEREP, encoded by the coding sequence ATGTCCCTCTGGTCCCGTCTCTTCGGCGCGCGTGACAGCGCGGCGCCCGCTGGTGCCGTGCATCTGCCGCAGCCGGACTTGCACCCGCAGGCGTCCCTGGGATCGATGGGCGGCACGGTGGTGCACACCTCGGCCGAGCTGGAGCAGGTCCTCCGCGGCGGTTCGGCCACGGCGGCCGGGGTGAGCGTCTCGCCCGAGACCGCTCTCACAGTGGCCGCCGTCCACGCCTGCGTGCGCATCATCGCGGGTGCAGTTGCGACGCTGCCGCTGCAGTTGCGCCGTCGCATCGACGACCGCACACGGGAGGACGCCTCGAACGATCCGCTCTGGCACCTGCTGCGGCGCCGGCCCAACCGCTGGCAGACACCCTCGCAGTTCCGCCGCATGATGCAGACGCATCTGCTGCTGCGTGGCAATGCCTATGCGATGATCGTCCGTTCGCGCGGACAGGTCCGGGAGCTGATCCCGTTGCAGCCCGATCGGGTGGCCTGTCGTCAGAGGGACGATCTGGCGCTCGAGTATATCTACACCCGCCGCGACGGGCTGCGCGTGGAACTCGGGCAGGCCGAGATGTTCCATCTCGTCGGCATGTCGCTCGATGGCGTCACCGGCGTGTCGGTCATCACCCATGCCCGGGAGACGATCGGGCTGTCGCTGGCGATGGAGGAGCACGGCGCCTCGACCTTCCGCAATGGTGCCCGGGTCTCGGGCGTGCTGCGCCACCCCGGACGGCTCGGGCCAGAGGCGGTGGCCAACCTCAAGGCGGGCCTCGACGAGTTCCGTTCGGGCGGCGAGCAGGAAGGCCGGCACCTGATCCTCGAGGAAGGCATGGACTACGCCCGCATGGCGATGACCGCCGAGGACGCGCAATGGATCGAGAGCCGCCGCTTCACCCGCGCCGACATAGCCATGTTCTTCGGGGTGCCGCCGCACATGATCGGCGACACCGAGAAGTCGACCAGCTGGGGCACCGGCATCGAGCAGCAGTCGATCGGCTTTGTCGCCTACACGCTCGAGGATCACCTCACGACCTGGGAGGAGACCATTGCCCGCGACCTGATCGATCCCACCCGCACCGATCTCTATGCCCGCTTCAACCGGGCGGCCCTCGTCAAGGGCGACATCAAGGCCCGCTGGGAGGCCTACGTGAAGGGACTGCAATGGGGCGTCTGGAGCCCCAACGAAATCCGAACGCTGGAGGACGAGAACCCGCGTGCGGGCGGCGACGTCTATTACCCGCCGCCCAACATGACGGCACCACCGGAGACGGACCAGGAGGGCGACGGACCGCCGCCGGAGACAGAGGAGCGAGAGCCATGA
- a CDS encoding HNH endonuclease produces the protein MPLRPPIHRPVGRRDKRERDRDTGHKRDPAIRALYASARWQRARQMFLARHPLCAECQRQGRVTTANTVDHIIPHRGDTTRFWDQTGWQPLCAPCHSRKTAAEDGGFGNRRTGRESSD, from the coding sequence ATGCCGTTGCGCCCGCCCATCCATCGCCCGGTGGGGCGGCGCGACAAGCGGGAGCGTGACCGCGACACCGGCCACAAGCGCGACCCGGCAATCCGGGCGCTCTACGCCTCAGCGCGCTGGCAGCGTGCCCGGCAGATGTTCCTCGCCCGCCACCCGCTCTGCGCCGAATGCCAGCGCCAGGGCCGCGTGACCACCGCCAACACCGTCGACCACATCATCCCGCATCGGGGCGACACCACCCGGTTCTGGGACCAGACCGGATGGCAGCCGCTCTGCGCCCCCTGCCACAGCCGCAAGACCGCTGCCGAGGATGGCGGCTTCGGCAATCGGCGGACCGGGCGCGAGTCCTCCGACTGA
- a CDS encoding phage head closure protein, translating into MDAGQLDRHVTFQQAVIIRDPDGMLIQGWEDRFTLWAHVRYLRGSEAVMQARLVSKAPVIITVRRSAQSEGITSEWRAVIGGVAFDLKEDPRPSEDGGFFEMLAEA; encoded by the coding sequence ATGGACGCGGGGCAGCTCGATCGGCATGTCACCTTCCAGCAGGCGGTAATAATCCGCGATCCCGACGGCATGCTGATCCAGGGATGGGAGGACCGCTTCACCCTCTGGGCACATGTCCGCTATCTGCGCGGCTCTGAAGCCGTCATGCAGGCGAGACTCGTATCGAAGGCACCGGTCATCATCACCGTGCGGCGGTCCGCGCAGAGCGAGGGGATCACCTCGGAATGGCGCGCCGTCATCGGCGGCGTGGCGTTCGATCTCAAGGAAGACCCAAGGCCGAGCGAGGATGGCGGGTTTTTCGAAATGCTGGCGGAGGCGTGA
- a CDS encoding DUF3489 domain-containing protein yields MPQIQLSDAQAVILSTACAREDGAIFPVTASLKGGAVGNVCKSLLKHGLIQEVEATNLDTVWRHDENHGPITLRATPLAYTTLGITSEPDETQPADAPSAAVPRRTATKQETLIGMLRAEGGATVDEIVAATGWQPHTIRGVISGVLKKKLGLEVTSEKVERRGRVYVMR; encoded by the coding sequence ATGCCCCAGATCCAGCTGTCCGACGCCCAAGCCGTCATTCTGTCCACCGCCTGTGCACGCGAGGACGGAGCCATCTTCCCCGTCACCGCCAGTCTGAAGGGCGGTGCGGTCGGCAATGTCTGCAAGAGCCTCCTGAAGCATGGGCTGATCCAGGAGGTCGAAGCCACCAACCTCGATACCGTCTGGCGGCACGACGAGAACCATGGTCCGATCACCCTGCGCGCCACGCCGCTGGCCTACACCACGCTGGGCATCACGAGCGAGCCGGATGAGACTCAACCCGCGGATGCGCCGAGCGCCGCGGTTCCGCGTCGGACAGCCACCAAGCAGGAAACCCTGATCGGTATGCTCCGCGCCGAGGGCGGCGCGACCGTCGACGAGATCGTCGCGGCCACCGGATGGCAGCCGCACACAATCCGTGGCGTCATCTCTGGTGTCCTGAAGAAGAAGCTCGGCCTCGAGGTGACGTCCGAGAAGGTCGAACGGCGTGGGCGGGTCTACGTCATGCGATAG
- a CDS encoding terminase large subunit produces MTAWARKVVEGKVVAGHLTRLACQRHLDDLKAGKDRGLVWDRDAALHAIEFFSHLRHSTGEWAGQPFDLQPWQQFVVGSVFGWKRAAGLRRFRTAYVEVARKNGKSALLAGIALYALVADGEAGAHVYAAATTRDQARIVFGEAERMVAASPALSARVTRTVNNLAVLPTASWFRPLSADASKMDGLNVHFAAVDEVHEHPGPEIIQKLNTATGARRQPLIVEITTAGHDRHSVCRQHHEFSVKALEGTLPSETADPWFAFIATIDAGDDWTDPKVWGKANPSLGVTVKLDDLKRQIDEAREMPAQQNAIRRLRLNEWTEQVTRWLDMEVWAEGGLSATASGADIAGELSRLEQLLAGRECYGGLDLARVNDLSAFLLLFPPTRDAALGSLAEKWIVLSRFWVPEEDIGRRARRDRVPYDVWRDQGFLVATPGNATDFAFIEAEIVSLAGRFDLRELAYDRTFAGEIVQHLQDEGIPLVQFGQGFLSMAAPTAELERLAVSRLLWHGGHPVLRWNASNVAVRHDPAGNIKPDKERSSERIDGIVALCNALGRAMLRDESAGRSVYQARGPMLL; encoded by the coding sequence GTGACCGCCTGGGCTCGCAAGGTGGTGGAGGGCAAGGTCGTGGCCGGCCATCTCACCCGGCTGGCCTGCCAGCGCCATCTGGACGATCTGAAGGCCGGCAAGGACCGCGGCCTCGTCTGGGACCGGGACGCTGCGCTGCACGCGATCGAGTTCTTCAGCCATCTGCGGCACTCGACGGGCGAATGGGCGGGGCAGCCCTTCGATCTGCAGCCCTGGCAGCAGTTCGTGGTGGGCTCGGTCTTCGGCTGGAAGCGGGCCGCCGGCTTGCGGCGGTTCCGAACGGCCTATGTCGAGGTCGCCCGCAAGAACGGCAAATCGGCCCTGCTGGCCGGGATCGCGCTCTATGCGCTGGTGGCGGATGGCGAGGCCGGGGCGCATGTCTATGCCGCCGCGACCACGCGCGATCAGGCGCGCATCGTCTTCGGCGAGGCCGAACGGATGGTGGCGGCGAGCCCGGCGCTCTCGGCACGGGTGACGCGCACGGTCAACAACCTCGCCGTGCTGCCGACCGCCTCGTGGTTCCGGCCGCTCTCGGCCGACGCCAGCAAGATGGACGGGCTGAACGTGCACTTCGCCGCCGTCGATGAGGTGCATGAGCACCCCGGACCCGAGATCATTCAGAAGCTCAACACGGCGACGGGCGCGCGGCGCCAGCCGCTCATCGTCGAGATCACCACCGCCGGGCATGACCGCCACTCGGTCTGCCGCCAGCATCACGAGTTCTCGGTGAAGGCGCTGGAGGGCACCCTGCCGTCCGAGACGGCGGATCCGTGGTTCGCCTTCATCGCCACCATCGATGCGGGCGACGACTGGACCGACCCGAAGGTCTGGGGGAAGGCCAATCCGAGCCTCGGCGTGACGGTGAAGCTGGATGATCTCAAGCGCCAGATCGACGAGGCGCGCGAGATGCCGGCGCAGCAGAACGCCATCCGCCGACTGCGGCTCAACGAATGGACCGAACAGGTCACCCGCTGGCTCGACATGGAGGTCTGGGCGGAGGGTGGACTGTCGGCAACGGCCAGCGGCGCGGACATTGCGGGGGAACTCTCCCGTCTGGAGCAACTGCTTGCGGGACGCGAATGCTACGGCGGTCTCGACCTGGCCCGGGTGAACGACCTCTCGGCCTTCCTGCTGCTGTTTCCGCCGACGCGGGATGCGGCGCTCGGGAGCCTGGCCGAGAAGTGGATCGTGCTCAGCCGCTTCTGGGTACCGGAGGAGGACATCGGGCGCCGCGCCCGGCGCGACCGGGTGCCCTATGATGTCTGGCGCGACCAGGGGTTCCTGGTGGCCACCCCCGGCAACGCCACCGACTTCGCCTTCATCGAGGCGGAGATCGTCAGCCTCGCCGGCCGCTTCGATCTGCGTGAGTTGGCCTATGACCGCACCTTCGCGGGCGAGATCGTCCAGCATCTGCAGGACGAGGGCATCCCCCTCGTCCAGTTCGGTCAGGGGTTCCTGAGCATGGCGGCGCCCACGGCAGAGCTTGAGCGGCTCGCGGTCTCGCGGCTCCTCTGGCACGGGGGCCATCCGGTGCTGCGCTGGAACGCCTCCAATGTCGCCGTCCGCCATGACCCGGCCGGCAACATCAAGCCCGACAAGGAACGCTCATCCGAGCGCATCGACGGGATCGTGGCGCTCTGCAACGCGCTTGGCCGGGCCATGCTGCGCGACGAGTCCGCCGGTCGCTCGGTCTACCAGGCCCGCGGGCCGATGCTGCTTTGA
- a CDS encoding phage terminase small subunit P27 family, which translates to MAGRKPLPTQLKLVKGTARPHRLNAAEPTPVVAVPEPPEHLDAEAAAKFTDMATLLARHGVMTELDAGALARYAVIWRRWLEAEAEVKRRGPVVKTVGGNIIQNPFLSVANKCLAQLGQIESEFGLTPSSRTRIRMAAPAETRDPFEDFLNRGSTA; encoded by the coding sequence ATGGCTGGCCGCAAACCGCTCCCGACGCAGTTGAAGCTGGTGAAAGGCACGGCGCGGCCGCACCGGCTGAACGCGGCCGAGCCGACGCCGGTGGTGGCGGTGCCCGAGCCGCCCGAACACCTCGACGCTGAAGCTGCGGCGAAGTTCACCGACATGGCAACCCTTCTGGCCCGACACGGGGTGATGACCGAGCTCGATGCGGGGGCGCTCGCCCGCTACGCGGTGATCTGGCGGCGCTGGCTCGAGGCGGAGGCCGAGGTGAAGCGCCGCGGCCCGGTGGTCAAGACGGTGGGCGGCAACATCATCCAGAACCCGTTTCTGTCGGTGGCAAACAAATGCCTGGCGCAGTTGGGCCAGATCGAGAGCGAGTTCGGGCTGACGCCCTCGAGCCGGACCCGCATCCGCATGGCGGCGCCGGCCGAGACCCGCGATCCGTTCGAGGATTTTCTGAACCGTGGCAGCACAGCGTAA
- a CDS encoding site-specific DNA-methyltransferase, protein MSDRQLAVEYRPLDSLVPYARNARTHYEAQVAEIAGSIREFGFTNPVLIAEDGTLIAGHGRVLAARLLGMDTVPTITLTGLSDSQRRALVLADNRIALNAGWDESLLSLELTDLKDAGFDLGILGFEDGELDRLLAGAEDDDEGSAPPVVIPEPPRNPVSRTGDLWILGDHRLLCGDATSHDDVRRLMNGERAVLFATDPPYLVDYDGSNHPTRNKDWSQSYGVTWDDSSQGAELYDGFISAAVAEAITEDAAWYCWHASRRQAMLEACWEKAGAFVHQQIIWVKDRGVLTRSHYLWKHEPCFMGWRRPNRPPKVADETLPSTWEMPSFARDDRPDHPTPKPLDAFGIPMRQHVARGGLCYEPFSGSGSQIMAGEANGRRVFAMEISPAYVDVAVERWQAETRRDAILDGDGRTFAEVTVERLGAIDQNEGFAA, encoded by the coding sequence GTGTCCGATCGTCAGCTTGCCGTTGAATACCGCCCCCTCGACAGCCTGGTGCCCTACGCGCGGAATGCCCGCACCCATTACGAGGCGCAGGTGGCCGAGATTGCCGGCTCGATCCGGGAGTTCGGCTTCACCAACCCGGTGCTGATCGCCGAGGACGGCACGCTCATCGCCGGTCATGGGCGGGTGCTCGCGGCGCGACTGCTCGGCATGGATACCGTGCCGACGATCACCCTGACCGGGCTCAGCGACAGCCAGCGCCGGGCACTGGTGCTGGCGGACAACCGCATCGCGCTCAACGCCGGTTGGGACGAAAGCCTGCTGTCGCTGGAGCTCACAGATCTGAAGGACGCGGGTTTTGATCTCGGTATCCTGGGCTTCGAGGATGGGGAACTCGACCGGCTGCTGGCGGGCGCCGAGGATGACGATGAAGGTTCGGCGCCGCCCGTGGTCATCCCCGAGCCGCCGCGCAACCCGGTCTCGCGCACCGGCGATCTATGGATCCTCGGCGATCACCGGCTGCTCTGCGGCGACGCGACGTCTCACGACGATGTCCGCCGGCTGATGAACGGCGAGCGAGCGGTGCTGTTCGCCACTGACCCGCCATATCTCGTCGATTACGACGGCTCGAACCACCCGACCCGGAACAAGGACTGGTCGCAGTCCTATGGCGTGACCTGGGACGACAGTTCGCAGGGCGCGGAGCTTTACGACGGGTTCATATCGGCGGCCGTGGCCGAGGCAATCACCGAGGACGCCGCGTGGTACTGCTGGCACGCCTCGCGCAGGCAGGCGATGCTCGAGGCCTGCTGGGAAAAGGCGGGTGCCTTCGTCCATCAGCAGATCATCTGGGTGAAGGACCGCGGTGTTCTGACCCGGTCCCACTACCTCTGGAAACACGAGCCTTGCTTCATGGGCTGGCGCCGCCCGAACCGCCCGCCGAAGGTGGCGGACGAGACGCTGCCCTCGACCTGGGAGATGCCCAGCTTCGCCAGGGACGACCGGCCCGATCACCCGACGCCGAAACCGCTCGACGCCTTCGGCATCCCAATGCGCCAGCACGTGGCGCGCGGCGGGCTGTGCTACGAGCCGTTCTCGGGCTCGGGATCGCAGATCATGGCGGGCGAGGCCAACGGCCGCCGCGTCTTCGCGATGGAGATCAGCCCGGCCTACGTCGATGTCGCCGTCGAGCGCTGGCAGGCGGAGACCCGCAGGGACGCGATCCTCGATGGCGACGGCCGGACCTTCGCCGAGGTGACGGTCGAGCGCCTCGGCGCGATAGATCAGAACGAGGGGTTCGCCGCATGA
- a CDS encoding DUF6362 family protein — protein sequence MSRQNPWTADDVADHFEEAFRTLRKLPPVKAQGYFGTWPQVLRTKREIAAMEPEPMRVWPSAAAITRLERTFDWVLWIEEPDRKLVWSRAARVPWKVIAGEMGCDRTTAWRRWQLALTKIAARLNA from the coding sequence ATGAGCAGGCAGAATCCTTGGACGGCTGACGACGTCGCCGATCACTTCGAGGAGGCGTTCCGCACGCTGCGCAAGCTGCCGCCGGTCAAGGCCCAGGGCTACTTCGGAACCTGGCCGCAGGTGCTGCGGACGAAGCGCGAGATTGCGGCGATGGAGCCCGAGCCGATGCGCGTCTGGCCATCGGCGGCGGCCATCACCCGGCTGGAGCGGACCTTCGACTGGGTGCTGTGGATCGAGGAGCCCGATCGCAAGCTGGTCTGGTCGCGGGCGGCACGGGTGCCGTGGAAGGTGATCGCGGGCGAGATGGGCTGCGACCGGACCACGGCGTGGCGACGCTGGCAGCTGGCGCTCACGAAGATCGCCGCGCGGCTGAATGCGTGA
- a CDS encoding phage major capsid protein, with product MNMMSHPALTRGIVALRADASGDPKQIFAELQKSFEAFKAEHTDQLTALRKGQEDVVRAEKVDRINAAVGELQAAMDAQAAQIAALRIGGSGMAAGPVDAAYTDAFRAHFRKGEVSAALNKGADAEGGYLAPVEWDRTITDKLVEVSPMRQIASVQTISGAGFRKLFSAQGFGSGWVGETAPRPQTSTPTFGHLDYTPGEIYANPGATQQMLDDAAINLEQWIASEIEAEFAYQEGIAFVAGDGVNKPSGVLTYAEGGSKATAHPWGAIPTITAASATAITADELIDLVYSLPGQAAQNARLVANRNTLASIRKLKDGQGNYLWQPSFTEGQPQNVLAYPVTEMAAMPDVAPGAMPLAFGDFRRGYLIVDRTGVRVLRDPFTNKPYVHFYTTKRVGGGLLNPEMLRVLKMAAA from the coding sequence ATGAACATGATGTCCCACCCTGCGCTGACGCGCGGGATCGTCGCCCTGCGCGCCGACGCCAGCGGCGATCCGAAGCAGATCTTCGCCGAGCTGCAGAAGAGCTTCGAGGCCTTCAAGGCCGAGCACACTGATCAGCTGACAGCCCTCCGCAAAGGCCAGGAGGATGTGGTCCGGGCCGAGAAGGTCGACCGCATCAATGCGGCCGTCGGCGAACTGCAAGCCGCCATGGACGCGCAGGCCGCGCAGATTGCAGCCCTGCGGATCGGTGGCAGCGGGATGGCGGCCGGCCCGGTCGATGCCGCCTACACCGACGCCTTCCGTGCCCACTTCCGCAAGGGCGAGGTCTCGGCGGCGCTGAACAAGGGCGCTGACGCCGAAGGCGGCTATCTGGCGCCGGTCGAATGGGACCGCACCATCACCGACAAGCTGGTCGAGGTTTCGCCCATGCGCCAGATCGCCTCCGTCCAGACGATCTCCGGTGCAGGCTTCCGCAAGCTCTTCTCGGCGCAAGGCTTCGGCTCGGGCTGGGTCGGCGAGACCGCTCCACGGCCGCAGACCAGCACGCCGACCTTCGGGCATCTCGACTACACCCCGGGCGAGATCTACGCCAACCCGGGCGCCACCCAGCAGATGCTCGATGATGCCGCGATCAACCTCGAGCAGTGGATCGCCAGCGAGATCGAGGCCGAGTTCGCCTACCAGGAGGGCATCGCCTTCGTCGCGGGCGACGGCGTCAACAAGCCCTCGGGGGTCCTGACCTATGCCGAGGGTGGATCCAAGGCGACTGCCCACCCATGGGGTGCGATCCCGACCATCACCGCCGCGAGTGCTACGGCGATCACCGCCGACGAGCTGATCGACCTAGTCTACTCGCTTCCCGGTCAGGCGGCGCAGAACGCGCGTCTGGTCGCCAACCGCAACACGCTCGCAAGCATCCGCAAGCTCAAGGACGGTCAGGGCAACTACCTCTGGCAGCCCTCCTTCACCGAAGGCCAGCCGCAGAACGTGCTGGCCTATCCCGTGACCGAGATGGCGGCCATGCCGGACGTCGCACCCGGAGCCATGCCACTGGCCTTCGGCGACTTCCGCCGCGGCTACCTGATCGTCGACCGCACCGGGGTGCGGGTGCTGCGCGATCCCTTCACCAACAAGCCCTACGTCCACTTCTACACCACCAAGCGCGTGGGCGGCGGACTGCTCAATCCCGAGATGCTGCGGGTCCTGAAGATGGCCGCAGCCTGA
- a CDS encoding head-tail connector protein codes for MRLVLVTPPAAPPIMLAEVKAQARVSHDDEDLLLQHYIDAATAWLDGPAGILGRCLVTQTWRAELGTLTGPVRLPFPDSTIDSAVFIDPAGGEMEHELARQDQRLLLRPSFGLGRPAAITFTAGYGAPSDVPAAIRQAMLLLVTQWYEHRQVTGTGTALPFAVEALLAPYRRIRL; via the coding sequence ATGCGGCTGGTCCTCGTCACCCCACCGGCCGCACCGCCGATCATGCTGGCCGAGGTCAAGGCGCAGGCCCGCGTCTCGCATGATGACGAGGATCTGCTGCTCCAGCACTACATCGACGCAGCCACCGCCTGGCTCGACGGCCCGGCCGGGATCCTCGGCCGCTGCCTCGTCACCCAGACCTGGCGTGCGGAGCTGGGCACGCTGACTGGTCCGGTCCGGCTGCCGTTTCCAGACAGCACCATCGACAGTGCGGTGTTCATCGATCCTGCAGGGGGCGAGATGGAGCATGAACTCGCCCGGCAGGATCAGCGCCTGTTGCTGCGGCCGAGCTTCGGCCTCGGCCGCCCCGCGGCGATCACCTTCACCGCAGGCTATGGCGCGCCGTCAGACGTCCCCGCCGCCATCCGACAGGCCATGCTGCTGCTCGTTACCCAGTGGTACGAGCATCGGCAGGTGACGGGCACAGGCACCGCCTTGCCCTTCGCCGTCGAGGCGCTGCTGGCGCCGTATCGCAGGATCCGGCTGTGA
- a CDS encoding DUF7220 family protein — protein sequence MSQSRTMSLVESLANVIVGYGVAVVTQILIFPQFGWNPTLAQNMRIGAVFTAVSLARSFTVRRLFERIGRTN from the coding sequence ATGAGTCAGTCACGCACCATGTCGCTGGTCGAGTCGCTGGCCAACGTGATCGTCGGCTATGGCGTGGCCGTCGTCACGCAGATCCTGATCTTCCCGCAGTTCGGCTGGAATCCGACTCTGGCGCAGAACATGAGGATCGGGGCGGTGTTCACGGCGGTGAGCCTCGCTCGATCGTTCACCGTGCGGCGGTTGTTTGAGCGTATCGGTCGCACGAACTGA